Proteins co-encoded in one Candidatus Paceibacterota bacterium genomic window:
- a CDS encoding DUF2238 domain-containing protein, protein MLNTLHEHSWVVLFTLAYIFGASVYFVAIGDYEFLWYVAVLVVIAGAVAGTLHRSRFDSVILWGLSIWGLLHMAGGAVPVGNGILYGLTLVPLIDAGNELVILKYDQVVHFFGFAVATLVVYHLIRPYLAGQVNWPIILSVVVLAGMGLGVLNEIVEFIAVLAMPETGVGGYNNTVLDLVFNMFGAAAAVAYLVLDREERVYAHHGMVSRIKSFFHLTE, encoded by the coding sequence ATGTTGAACACACTTCATGAGCATAGCTGGGTCGTTCTTTTTACCCTTGCGTACATTTTTGGTGCGTCGGTGTATTTTGTAGCGATCGGGGACTACGAGTTTCTTTGGTATGTAGCTGTACTGGTCGTTATTGCCGGGGCAGTGGCAGGCACATTGCACCGGTCACGTTTTGACAGCGTGATCCTCTGGGGTCTTTCGATCTGGGGCCTTTTGCATATGGCCGGCGGTGCGGTGCCGGTCGGCAACGGTATTCTCTACGGACTGACACTTGTTCCTCTTATTGATGCGGGAAACGAGCTGGTGATCCTCAAATATGACCAAGTCGTGCATTTCTTTGGCTTCGCGGTGGCAACGTTAGTGGTCTACCATCTGATCCGGCCGTATCTGGCAGGGCAGGTCAACTGGCCGATCATCTTATCTGTAGTAGTCCTTGCCGGGATGGGGCTGGGAGTTCTCAATGAGATCGTTGAGTTCATCGCGGTGCTTGCTATGCCGGAAACCGGTGTTGGCGGATATAACAACACCGTGCTTGACCTGGTCTTTAATATGTTCGGTGCCGCTGCTGCGGTGGCGTACCTTGTGCTGGATCGAGAAGAGCGGGTCTATGCTCACCACGGGATGGTGAGCCGCATAAAATCATTCTTCCACCTTACGGAGTAG